One part of the Sorangiineae bacterium MSr11954 genome encodes these proteins:
- a CDS encoding cupin domain-containing protein → MADEFSTIDWRECGVKIVRANELDTKTPQTQGMNRAAAITHARTGASKLWAGTVTIHANAKTGAHHHGELESVIYIVSGRARMRWGEHLEYVAEAGPGDFIYVPPFVPHQEINASREEPLDCVLVRSGQDPVVVNLDIEPVERPEAVHWVDDVHPHPHAKE, encoded by the coding sequence ATGGCCGACGAATTTTCCACGATTGACTGGCGCGAATGCGGCGTGAAGATCGTTCGCGCGAACGAGCTCGATACCAAGACGCCGCAGACACAAGGGATGAATCGCGCGGCCGCCATCACGCACGCACGAACCGGCGCGAGCAAGCTATGGGCGGGCACGGTGACCATTCATGCGAACGCCAAGACCGGTGCGCACCATCATGGCGAACTCGAAAGCGTCATTTACATCGTAAGCGGCCGGGCGCGCATGCGCTGGGGTGAGCATCTGGAGTACGTCGCCGAGGCCGGGCCAGGTGATTTCATCTATGTGCCCCCGTTCGTGCCGCATCAAGAGATCAACGCGAGCCGGGAGGAGCCGCTCGACTGTGTGCTCGTTCGGAGCGGTCAAGATCCCGTGGTGGTGAACCTGGACATCGAGCCCGTGGAGCGTCCGGAGGCGGTGCACTGGGTGGACGACGTTCATCCGCACCCCCATGCGAAGGAGTAA
- a CDS encoding FAD-dependent oxidoreductase, whose product MKRKELHVVIGGGVAGCLAAITRSRAGYHVVVLEKERARSPGTYPVCTQTSNIVSENHSGAEYPFDPQSARDCLDGRIVNERFFPELIYGGKTYSRIIASRSMMEAGHDIVGQCRTNMGIIRSHYAQRCAEDPANVVFGAPATICREVPDVRGVHDVAAAFLTPQRGMNPVLVATVLDWELRQCGVDFREGSTVTTVNRLEDGRYAIEYIGADGVLESLVADQISLCAATAAFRMARKLNPALEVPRLFMALREILYVDLPDGTDKNFTCLKLEDSYGGMLSPLNDHCAMIYHPPAAHIMNLVMAPDTCEFPEEYVYYLRHGHPEMRGRAVWMLHRLRDFYPELARSKILGTYLKVAINTVSDSRVRRNIGVFSVHPGATMTVLPKWTMCAVNARKELALALQHSVAVGNVEPDDVPELLAESMRTCWRTRPAWANDDEALTGHAKKHAINMAVPEVLALRFGDHVAPVTIDRAPVAMAEDNR is encoded by the coding sequence ATGAAGCGCAAGGAATTGCACGTCGTCATCGGCGGGGGGGTGGCGGGGTGTCTGGCGGCGATCACCCGCAGCCGCGCGGGGTATCACGTGGTCGTCCTCGAGAAGGAGCGGGCCCGTTCGCCGGGGACGTACCCGGTGTGCACGCAGACGAGCAACATCGTCAGCGAGAACCATAGCGGCGCGGAGTATCCGTTCGACCCTCAGAGCGCAAGGGACTGCCTCGACGGCCGGATCGTGAACGAGCGCTTCTTCCCCGAGCTGATCTACGGCGGAAAGACCTATAGCCGCATCATCGCCTCCCGCAGCATGATGGAGGCGGGGCACGACATCGTCGGCCAGTGCCGCACGAACATGGGTATCATTCGTTCGCACTACGCCCAGCGCTGCGCGGAAGATCCGGCCAACGTGGTATTCGGCGCCCCGGCGACCATCTGCCGGGAGGTGCCGGACGTGCGGGGTGTGCACGACGTCGCGGCCGCGTTTCTCACCCCGCAGCGCGGCATGAACCCGGTGCTCGTAGCGACGGTCCTGGATTGGGAGCTGCGGCAGTGTGGTGTCGACTTCCGCGAAGGCAGCACCGTCACCACGGTGAACCGGCTCGAGGATGGCCGGTATGCCATCGAGTACATCGGCGCCGACGGCGTCTTGGAGTCCCTCGTCGCCGATCAAATCAGCCTCTGCGCGGCCACCGCCGCCTTCCGGATGGCGAGAAAATTGAACCCGGCATTGGAGGTCCCGCGCCTGTTCATGGCGCTGCGGGAGATCCTCTATGTCGACCTCCCCGACGGCACCGACAAGAACTTCACGTGCCTCAAGCTCGAGGACTCGTACGGCGGCATGCTCAGCCCCCTCAACGATCACTGCGCGATGATTTATCACCCGCCCGCCGCGCACATCATGAACCTGGTGATGGCGCCCGATACCTGCGAGTTCCCGGAGGAGTACGTTTATTACCTCAGGCACGGGCACCCGGAGATGCGCGGACGCGCCGTATGGATGCTCCATCGGCTGCGGGACTTCTATCCGGAGCTCGCCCGCTCGAAGATCCTCGGCACGTACCTCAAAGTCGCCATCAACACCGTCTCGGATTCACGGGTGCGCCGGAACATCGGTGTCTTCAGCGTGCACCCGGGCGCCACGATGACGGTGCTGCCCAAATGGACGATGTGCGCGGTGAACGCGCGAAAGGAGCTGGCGCTCGCGCTCCAGCACTCCGTGGCGGTCGGAAATGTCGAGCCGGACGACGTGCCGGAGCTGCTGGCCGAGTCGATGCGGACGTGCTGGAGAACGCGTCCCGCCTGGGCGAACGACGACGAGGCGTTGACGGGGCACGCCAAGAAGCACGCGATCAACATGGCGGTGCCGGAGGTGCTTGCGCTGCGGTTCGGTGACCATGTGGCGCCGGTCACGATCGATAGGGCCCCGGTCGCGATGGCCGAAGACAATAGGTGA
- a CDS encoding DUF4279 domain-containing protein, whose amino-acid sequence MPESDRSNAEGCSVALIVSGPHVDPDEITNRVGLEPTFTRRVGDRLPSGNRSIERGLWKLSIDGPTPVGAPKLASELARTLLGRLPTTPEASSQLHRDGDVAMGFVFGLAPLLTFSYELDAAVVQRLAELGASLEFYLLDGSEKPPGRRFGSSDGQYTVEVRIHGKDLDPGDVTRALGLEPTLSRRAGEPSTRGAKRVCPEGVWCFGVVREGLAEMNELARELFDRFPVGSDAWAKLCREHAVEVRFSFIVGTSTGHFDLDTEMVRKLATFGHSLVFSFFDFEE is encoded by the coding sequence ATGCCCGAGTCCGACCGATCCAATGCCGAAGGTTGCAGCGTGGCGCTGATTGTGTCGGGACCCCATGTGGACCCGGACGAGATCACCAATCGCGTGGGGCTCGAACCAACCTTTACGAGGCGCGTCGGAGATCGTCTCCCGAGTGGAAATCGCTCCATCGAGCGCGGTTTATGGAAGCTGTCCATCGATGGGCCCACCCCCGTGGGCGCCCCAAAGCTCGCGAGCGAGCTTGCCCGCACCTTGCTTGGACGGCTTCCGACGACACCCGAGGCGTCGTCGCAGCTGCATCGCGACGGGGACGTCGCGATGGGGTTCGTGTTTGGATTGGCGCCGCTCCTGACCTTCTCCTACGAGCTCGACGCGGCGGTCGTCCAACGGCTCGCGGAGCTGGGCGCATCGTTGGAGTTCTATCTGCTCGATGGGAGCGAAAAGCCACCCGGGCGACGATTCGGCAGCTCGGATGGCCAGTATACCGTCGAGGTGCGGATCCATGGAAAAGACCTCGATCCGGGCGACGTGACGCGCGCATTGGGACTGGAGCCCACATTGTCCCGCCGAGCCGGTGAGCCCAGCACACGGGGTGCGAAGCGCGTGTGTCCAGAAGGGGTTTGGTGTTTCGGTGTCGTTCGGGAAGGCCTCGCGGAGATGAACGAGCTCGCGCGGGAGCTGTTCGATCGGTTTCCCGTCGGGTCGGACGCGTGGGCGAAGTTGTGTCGCGAGCACGCGGTGGAGGTTCGGTTCTCGTTCATCGTGGGCACATCGACCGGTCACTTCGACCTGGACACCGAGATGGTTCGAAAGCTCGCTACCTTCGGGCATTCGCTCGTATTCTCGTTCTTCGATTTCGAGGAATGA
- a CDS encoding SDR family oxidoreductase: MSANTAKTILITGAGMGIGASTARELAAGNRLILHYHTSQRDAFALQQELKPVSSSIDAVGADLTTDAGCLGLFEKIRARFSALDVLINNTGGMIERRSVKELSWTHLLDTFALNALSTMRVTALCAELLERGTNPCVVNVTSVAMRLGAPTATAYGAAKAAVDSFTRGAARELAPRIRVNAVAPGMIDTRFHERVTPEAKMRQFIENTPLKRIGDATDVARTIRFLVESAFITGETIDCNGGLSMR, translated from the coding sequence GTGTCGGCAAACACAGCGAAGACCATCTTGATCACGGGCGCCGGAATGGGCATTGGGGCCTCGACCGCGCGCGAGCTGGCGGCCGGCAACCGGCTGATTCTGCACTACCACACCTCCCAGCGCGACGCGTTCGCCTTGCAGCAAGAGTTGAAGCCGGTGTCCTCGAGCATCGACGCGGTCGGCGCGGACTTGACCACCGACGCGGGCTGCCTGGGTCTCTTCGAGAAGATTCGCGCTCGCTTTTCGGCGCTGGATGTTTTGATCAACAACACCGGCGGGATGATCGAGCGGCGGTCCGTCAAGGAGCTCTCGTGGACCCATCTGCTCGACACGTTCGCCCTCAACGCCCTCTCCACCATGCGCGTCACCGCGTTGTGCGCCGAGCTGCTCGAGCGCGGCACCAACCCTTGCGTGGTGAACGTGACGTCGGTGGCCATGCGCCTCGGCGCCCCCACGGCCACCGCGTATGGCGCGGCCAAGGCCGCCGTCGATTCGTTCACCCGGGGGGCCGCGCGGGAGCTCGCTCCGCGGATCCGGGTCAACGCCGTCGCGCCGGGGATGATCGACACCCGCTTCCACGAGCGGGTCACGCCCGAAGCCAAAATGCGCCAGTTCATCGAGAACACCCCGCTCAAACGGATTGGCGACGCCACCGACGTCGCCCGCACGATTCGATTTCTGGTGGAGAGCGCGTTCATCACCGGAGAGACCATCGACTGCAACGGCGGATTGTCGATGCGCTGA
- a CDS encoding aminotransferase class I/II-fold pyridoxal phosphate-dependent enzyme, translating to MKPPGIAAKLRNTPFVVEESAAHYERAIKANLMQVTIKGRNGKHVLLPDDREVVEFLNCSYLGLDLHPDVIAASKSVDERWGMNFCCARSRFSIEPQRLLEEELSELYRGRVITFPSTSAAHISIMPLLASGVLVEQGKPRKTCLIFDQFAHSSMQYLKPVLAVEATIETIPHNALDVLRERVLQAKARGEVPVYVADGIYSMGGLCPARELLDLANELDFFLYIDDAHGLTVFGARGEGVVLREIDGDVPDRLILTFSLSKGFGAYGGGLLVAGAWRERLIRSYGQIYAFSAAQTFQAVHACRAVVGLHRDGTIGPLQRTLRERVALFDELMGKPLPFSPIRMVMIGEEEDALSAGEEMLRRGYYVSVVFFPIVRRRSAQLRVCIAANHTTDDICGLVAALQGVQATYAKAPVPERGEA from the coding sequence GTGAAACCACCTGGCATCGCCGCAAAGCTCCGAAATACACCGTTCGTGGTCGAGGAATCCGCCGCCCATTACGAGCGCGCCATCAAGGCCAACTTGATGCAGGTCACCATCAAGGGAAGGAACGGAAAACACGTTCTTTTACCGGACGATCGAGAGGTCGTCGAATTCCTCAATTGTTCCTATCTCGGTCTCGATCTCCACCCCGACGTGATCGCGGCGTCAAAGTCCGTGGACGAACGGTGGGGGATGAATTTCTGCTGCGCGCGCTCGCGCTTCTCGATCGAGCCCCAACGGCTGCTCGAAGAGGAGTTGTCGGAGCTGTACCGGGGACGGGTCATCACCTTTCCATCGACCAGCGCCGCGCATATTTCGATCATGCCATTGTTGGCGAGCGGGGTGCTCGTCGAGCAGGGCAAACCCCGCAAGACCTGTCTCATTTTCGACCAGTTCGCCCACTCGTCCATGCAGTATCTGAAGCCGGTGCTGGCCGTCGAGGCGACCATCGAGACCATCCCGCACAACGCGCTCGACGTCCTCCGGGAGCGGGTGCTGCAAGCAAAAGCGCGCGGAGAGGTTCCGGTTTACGTGGCGGACGGCATCTATTCCATGGGTGGCCTGTGCCCGGCCCGCGAGCTCCTGGACCTGGCGAACGAGCTCGATTTCTTCCTCTACATCGACGACGCGCATGGCTTGACGGTCTTTGGGGCGCGCGGCGAAGGCGTCGTCCTTCGGGAGATCGACGGCGATGTGCCCGATCGGCTCATTCTGACGTTCTCGCTCTCGAAGGGGTTCGGCGCGTACGGCGGCGGGCTGCTCGTCGCGGGCGCGTGGCGGGAGCGGTTGATCCGGTCCTACGGGCAAATTTATGCGTTCTCCGCCGCGCAGACCTTCCAAGCCGTGCACGCCTGCCGCGCCGTCGTCGGGCTGCATCGGGACGGAACGATCGGTCCCCTGCAGCGGACCCTCCGCGAGCGCGTCGCTTTGTTCGATGAGCTCATGGGCAAGCCCTTGCCATTCAGCCCCATCCGCATGGTGATGATCGGCGAGGAAGAGGATGCGCTCTCGGCCGGCGAAGAGATGCTCCGGCGAGGTTACTACGTCTCCGTCGTCTTCTTCCCGATCGTGCGCAGGCGCTCCGCGCAGCTGCGCGTCTGCATCGCCGCGAACCACACCACCGACGATATCTGCGGCCTCGTCGCTGCGCTCCAAGGCGTCCAGGCAACCTACGCCAAGGCGCCCGTTCCCGAGCGAGGCGAGGCATGA
- a CDS encoding fatty acyl-AMP ligase, with protein sequence MTPPLAKTLIERLFWRNEHAPDEFVFAYLEDGEREAGRLTYGELTRSARAVAAALKQHARPGDRAILLYPSGLDFIVAFFGCLLARIVAVPTYPPDPSRLARSLERLASVTDDAEPALVLGPRSLLEAMSPLRDAFASLGAARWLETDTLSAAEDHASPSPADLPRPEDIAFLQYTSGSTSAPRGVAITHGNLVANAILASDSLFLAGATVVSWLPLYHDMGLMGCILYPVFTGYRSILMSPVDFLRRPVRWLRAISNYRATTTVAPDFAFALCTRRVRAEERRTLDLSALRVAINGAEPVRPETIAGFSSAFAEAGFDESAFLPAYGLAESTLYVAGGCARRPPTRLHLDAKALSAGDVAPVREASASTCTLIGCNRLPDAPHAPRIAIVDPATHARCPPGRVGEIWVSGTSVASGYFERKDATRETFGARIQGETHPAYAYLRTGDLGFLHEGELFVSGRAKDVIIVHGACHYPQDIERTAEAAHPALRSGGSAAFSLEAQGEEQVGIVLEIARELDGAPDWESVRAAVREAVLERHGIPVAAVALLQPSTLLKTSSGKVQRRACKEAFAKGTLELVPEPDAPR encoded by the coding sequence ATGACGCCGCCTTTGGCGAAAACCCTCATCGAGCGATTGTTCTGGCGAAACGAGCATGCTCCGGACGAATTCGTCTTTGCCTACTTGGAAGACGGCGAGCGCGAGGCCGGCCGCCTCACGTACGGCGAATTGACCCGGAGCGCGCGCGCCGTCGCCGCCGCGTTGAAGCAGCACGCCCGGCCGGGCGACCGCGCCATTCTGCTCTATCCGTCGGGTCTCGATTTCATCGTGGCGTTCTTCGGGTGCCTTTTGGCGCGGATCGTGGCCGTACCGACCTATCCGCCGGATCCGTCGCGGCTCGCGCGCTCGCTCGAGCGGCTCGCGTCGGTGACCGACGACGCCGAGCCCGCCCTGGTGCTGGGACCGCGCTCGCTGCTCGAGGCCATGTCGCCGCTGCGGGATGCGTTCGCGTCGTTGGGCGCTGCGCGCTGGCTCGAAACGGACACCCTCTCCGCCGCCGAGGACCACGCGTCGCCGTCGCCGGCGGACCTGCCCCGCCCCGAGGACATCGCGTTTCTCCAATACACATCGGGTTCGACGTCGGCGCCGCGCGGGGTGGCGATCACGCATGGAAACCTCGTCGCCAACGCGATTCTAGCGTCCGATTCGCTCTTTCTCGCGGGAGCCACGGTGGTGAGCTGGCTCCCGCTGTACCACGATATGGGGCTCATGGGATGCATCCTGTACCCGGTATTCACCGGCTACCGCTCCATCTTGATGTCGCCCGTCGATTTCCTGCGACGCCCCGTACGATGGTTGCGCGCCATTTCCAATTACCGCGCGACCACCACCGTGGCCCCCGACTTCGCGTTCGCATTGTGCACGCGCCGGGTGCGGGCGGAGGAGCGGCGGACGCTCGACTTGAGCGCGTTGAGGGTGGCCATCAACGGCGCCGAGCCCGTGCGGCCGGAGACGATCGCGGGGTTCTCGAGCGCGTTCGCCGAAGCAGGATTCGACGAGAGCGCGTTCTTGCCGGCCTATGGCTTGGCCGAGAGCACGCTGTATGTCGCCGGGGGGTGCGCGCGAAGGCCGCCGACCCGCCTCCACCTCGACGCCAAGGCGCTCTCCGCCGGAGACGTCGCGCCGGTGCGCGAGGCGAGCGCGTCCACGTGCACGCTCATCGGATGCAACCGCCTCCCGGACGCGCCGCACGCACCGCGCATCGCCATCGTGGACCCTGCGACCCACGCGCGCTGCCCGCCTGGACGGGTCGGAGAAATCTGGGTGAGCGGCACCAGCGTCGCCTCCGGCTATTTCGAACGAAAAGACGCCACGCGTGAAACGTTCGGCGCGCGCATTCAAGGCGAGACCCACCCCGCGTATGCCTACCTGCGCACGGGCGATTTGGGCTTTTTGCACGAAGGGGAGCTCTTCGTGAGCGGCCGCGCAAAAGACGTCATCATCGTTCACGGCGCATGCCACTACCCGCAGGACATCGAGCGCACGGCCGAAGCCGCACATCCGGCCCTGCGCTCGGGGGGCTCGGCCGCCTTTTCGCTCGAAGCCCAAGGCGAAGAGCAGGTCGGCATCGTGCTGGAGATCGCGCGCGAGCTGGACGGCGCCCCCGACTGGGAGAGCGTGCGCGCGGCCGTGCGGGAAGCGGTGCTCGAGCGCCACGGAATTCCCGTGGCCGCCGTGGCGCTGCTGCAGCCATCGACCTTGCTCAAGACGTCCAGCGGCAAGGTCCAGCGCCGCGCGTGCAAAGAGGCATTCGCCAAGGGGACGTTGGAGCTCGTCCCCGAGCCCGACGCTCCGCGGTGA
- a CDS encoding pyridoxal phosphate-dependent aminotransferase, whose product MGQPQFLAQRLRGLALSDIRRMSRESDRVGAINLGQGICDLPTPPEVAEAAKAAIDANKSTYTYPEGHLALRQAIARKLARDNGIQADPGSDIVVTLGATGAFATAVNALLDPGDGILLMEPYYGYHLNCSIVAGLEVQFMTLAPPDFHLTEESLRAALRPNTRAVVLCTPSNPSGKMLTRGELEAVARVAHERDLLIISDEIYEYIRYDGRPHISPAAVGGLGPRTITVMGLSKTFSITGWRLGYAVAPAPMARAIALVNDLYYVCAPNPLQHGVTAGFELPAAYFARLALDYQRKRDTLCDALKAAGMAPIVPQGAYYVLADISNWGFATAIEAAMALLERAKVASVPGSAFYRGTIGEKLLRFCFAKDDASLGEACERIRHFDPGAGLRMNIRHLGTTAELPSQDLSHNR is encoded by the coding sequence ATGGGACAGCCGCAGTTTCTGGCGCAGCGCCTGCGAGGGCTCGCCTTGTCCGACATTCGACGTATGAGCCGGGAGAGCGATCGGGTGGGCGCCATCAACCTCGGCCAGGGGATCTGCGATTTGCCGACCCCGCCCGAGGTCGCCGAGGCCGCGAAGGCCGCCATCGACGCGAACAAAAGCACCTACACCTACCCGGAGGGTCATCTGGCGCTGCGTCAGGCCATCGCCCGGAAGCTGGCGCGGGACAATGGAATCCAGGCCGATCCCGGGAGCGATATCGTGGTGACCCTCGGTGCGACCGGTGCGTTTGCGACCGCCGTGAACGCGCTGCTCGACCCGGGCGATGGAATCCTCTTGATGGAGCCGTACTACGGTTATCACCTCAACTGCTCGATTGTGGCGGGCCTCGAGGTGCAGTTCATGACCCTGGCGCCGCCGGACTTCCACTTGACCGAGGAGTCGTTGCGGGCAGCCCTGCGACCCAACACGCGCGCCGTCGTGCTCTGCACCCCATCGAATCCCAGTGGCAAGATGCTCACCCGCGGTGAGCTCGAGGCGGTCGCGCGGGTGGCGCACGAGCGCGATCTGCTGATCATCAGCGATGAGATTTACGAATACATTCGCTACGACGGCCGACCGCATATCTCGCCGGCGGCGGTGGGTGGCCTCGGGCCCCGCACCATCACCGTCATGGGCTTGTCGAAGACGTTCAGCATCACCGGCTGGCGGCTAGGCTATGCGGTCGCACCTGCGCCGATGGCGCGGGCGATCGCGCTCGTCAACGATCTGTATTACGTTTGCGCGCCCAATCCGCTGCAACATGGGGTAACGGCGGGCTTCGAGTTGCCCGCGGCCTATTTCGCGAGGCTCGCGCTGGACTACCAACGCAAACGCGACACGTTGTGTGATGCGTTGAAGGCGGCCGGGATGGCACCCATCGTGCCACAGGGCGCGTACTATGTGCTGGCCGATATTTCGAACTGGGGTTTCGCGACCGCGATCGAGGCGGCGATGGCCCTCCTCGAGCGAGCGAAGGTCGCATCGGTCCCGGGCAGCGCCTTCTACCGCGGAACGATTGGCGAAAAGCTTCTGCGTTTCTGCTTCGCCAAGGACGACGCGTCACTCGGCGAAGCGTGCGAACGGATCCGTCATTTCGATCCCGGCGCTGGCCTGCGGATGAATATACGCCACCTCGGCACGACAGCCGAATTGCCGTCTCAGGATTTATCGCACAACCGGTAG
- the rarD gene encoding EamA family transporter RarD, whose protein sequence is MTPSRQGILFGLLAYSIWGLFPLYFKLLARSGTIEIVLHRYLWAVPVCTLVILITRAGDQLRAVFRTPRRVATLGAAASTLALTSGVYVYAVNSGQVVEASLGYFINPLVTVALGVAVLGERLRPAQWVAVTIGVLAVGVLTIDYGRLPWIALTLSCSFGTYGLIKKRVGGDVGAVVGLTTEAIVLSPFAVLGIILYTATGHGTFTANPPRQALLLASGGVAIVAPLLPFAAAARRVSLTTLGLLQYLTPVLQLLTGVLLLGEHMPPSRWIGFGLVWTALIVLSADGLRNHARQSRAQTDPAREAVNRAA, encoded by the coding sequence ATGACTCCCTCGCGCCAAGGAATCCTGTTCGGGCTGCTCGCGTACTCCATCTGGGGGTTGTTCCCGCTTTACTTCAAGCTCCTCGCACGATCCGGGACCATCGAAATCGTCCTGCACCGGTATCTATGGGCAGTTCCCGTCTGCACCTTGGTGATCCTGATCACGCGCGCGGGCGATCAGCTACGCGCCGTGTTCCGCACGCCGCGCCGGGTGGCAACCCTCGGCGCGGCGGCCAGCACACTCGCGCTCACCTCCGGCGTCTACGTCTACGCGGTGAACTCGGGGCAGGTGGTCGAGGCGTCGCTCGGATACTTCATCAACCCGCTGGTCACCGTGGCGCTCGGGGTGGCGGTGCTCGGCGAACGACTGCGGCCGGCACAATGGGTGGCTGTCACCATTGGCGTGCTCGCAGTGGGCGTCCTTACGATCGACTACGGCCGACTACCGTGGATCGCGCTCACCTTATCGTGCTCGTTCGGCACCTATGGGTTGATCAAAAAGCGGGTCGGCGGCGATGTCGGGGCGGTGGTGGGGCTGACCACCGAGGCCATCGTGCTGTCCCCTTTCGCCGTGCTGGGCATCATCCTCTACACGGCGACGGGACACGGCACGTTCACCGCGAACCCACCGCGCCAGGCCCTGCTGCTCGCCTCGGGTGGGGTGGCCATCGTCGCACCGCTGTTGCCGTTCGCCGCCGCAGCCCGGCGGGTTTCGCTGACCACGCTCGGGCTGCTGCAATATCTGACACCCGTGTTGCAACTCCTGACCGGCGTGCTGCTGCTCGGCGAGCATATGCCGCCGTCCCGGTGGATCGGGTTCGGCCTGGTCTGGACCGCGCTGATCGTCCTCAGCGCCGACGGCCTGCGCAACCACGCACGACAGAGCCGTGCGCAGACCGATCCGGCGCGCGAGGCGGTCAATCGGGCCGCGTAA
- a CDS encoding nucleoside 2-deoxyribosyltransferase domain-containing protein, with product MALILKPPAALAFDRALPSVFLAGSIEMGQAEDWQSQFELGLRDTNAVILNPRRDDWDGSWQQSISDPNLRAQVAWELDAQEAATCIAMYFHPSTKAPITLLELGLFAQSGKLVACCPDGYWRKGNVEIVCARYGVPMVQTVADLLLEARRRLAGG from the coding sequence ATGGCGCTGATCCTGAAACCACCTGCCGCGCTCGCATTCGATCGAGCTTTGCCGAGCGTCTTTCTGGCCGGTTCCATCGAAATGGGCCAAGCCGAAGATTGGCAGAGCCAATTCGAGCTCGGTCTTCGCGATACCAACGCCGTCATCCTCAATCCGCGGCGGGACGATTGGGACGGCAGCTGGCAGCAATCCATATCCGACCCAAACCTGCGCGCCCAAGTCGCATGGGAGCTGGACGCGCAGGAGGCGGCGACGTGCATCGCCATGTACTTCCACCCGAGCACGAAGGCGCCCATTACGCTCCTCGAGCTCGGGCTCTTTGCGCAGAGCGGCAAGCTCGTCGCGTGCTGCCCCGACGGATACTGGCGAAAGGGAAACGTGGAAATCGTATGTGCCCGGTACGGTGTACCGATGGTGCAAACCGTGGCCGATCTCCTCCTGGAAGCTCGCCGCCGCCTCGCAGGCGGTTGA
- a CDS encoding aminoglycoside phosphotransferase family protein — MYAEPAGFDRRALMHVLTEWGIEAIELRYEPVGFGTHHYRVRAKDGQAWFVNVDELSTKTWWAHDDAFAALEGALRATVLLRNAGLEFVHAPSVGRNGSPLAPLAGGYAVSVYSVVHGESHRHGDYPTNELRRRVLAAIGRLHASTKLLPAGLLQRDRLRVPLREPLIAALANPSAAWSGGPYSTRAEQLVLPRANALRALFTHYDELAQSLRANSDDWVVTHGEPHAANVMRTTDGAIRLIDWDTMAIGPRERDRWMLEPLGEDDSTAYTASNPGARIDPEALAFYRLQWTLSEICTYTATFRGPHVDDENTRLAWSELEGYVHAM, encoded by the coding sequence ATGTACGCCGAACCCGCTGGCTTCGATCGTCGAGCGTTGATGCACGTGCTGACCGAGTGGGGAATCGAGGCCATCGAGCTGCGTTACGAGCCCGTCGGCTTCGGGACGCATCACTACCGGGTTCGGGCGAAAGACGGCCAGGCGTGGTTCGTCAATGTCGACGAGCTGTCCACCAAGACGTGGTGGGCGCACGACGATGCATTCGCCGCGCTGGAGGGCGCATTGCGCGCAACGGTGCTCTTGCGGAATGCGGGCTTGGAGTTCGTGCACGCCCCCTCGGTCGGACGAAATGGAAGCCCTCTCGCACCGTTGGCAGGGGGCTACGCCGTCTCGGTCTACTCCGTGGTGCACGGCGAGTCGCATCGGCATGGGGACTATCCGACGAACGAGCTACGCCGTCGGGTGCTCGCCGCGATCGGGCGATTGCACGCGTCCACCAAGCTCCTTCCCGCGGGGCTACTCCAACGCGATCGCCTGCGCGTCCCCCTGCGCGAACCGCTCATCGCCGCGCTGGCCAATCCATCCGCAGCGTGGAGCGGAGGTCCGTACAGCACGCGCGCCGAGCAGCTCGTTCTTCCGCGCGCAAACGCGCTTCGCGCGCTGTTCACCCATTACGACGAGCTGGCGCAATCGCTGCGCGCCAATAGCGACGATTGGGTCGTCACCCACGGCGAGCCACACGCCGCCAACGTGATGCGCACCACGGATGGAGCGATCCGGCTCATCGACTGGGACACCATGGCCATCGGACCGCGCGAGCGCGATCGATGGATGCTCGAACCGCTCGGCGAGGACGATTCGACGGCATACACGGCATCGAACCCCGGAGCACGAATCGACCCCGAGGCGCTCGCATTCTACCGCCTCCAATGGACACTGTCCGAGATCTGCACCTACACGGCGACATTTCGCGGCCCCCACGTCGATGACGAGAACACGCGACTCGCTTGGAGCGAGCTCGAAGGGTACGTGCACGCGATGTAG